aagaaaagggacCCAGCTTATTTAATTGAATTCTTCAATGTGGGCCATAAATGCAAGTATGCAACAACATTTATCCCATTACCATGCAATTTTGGGctataaatataacaattttctCTTCATTCATACAAGTCACAAAGCCTCTTGATCCGGTGAAAGAAACAAAATTCTCATCTTCAAGTCATGGCCATCTTTAAGGCGCTCCTTGCTTCAATCCTCATTTCTCTGGTCATTGTGAATCTGGTGGAATCAGATACAATGGTAAATCCtaattatatgttaaaattgttttgctctctctatatttttttcttcccgAAAACCTTAAAAATGAATTgctgatagttttttttttttcttttaaagtatCAGGTAATCAAGAACACGGTAGAGGGATCAAGTCCTAGCCCTTCCCCGCCAACGATCGGTAGAAATTCCTTTAGTAAACCTTCTAGTTAATCTTTGATGCTATGTTATagattgaatattttaataatttttttaatctcgatcttactttataaaaaaatcattttaattcttcTTACTTTACTTTTCACCGTCGCTTTATACTAAAAGGGATAATAAATTgcatattattctattttacAAAGTTATATTAATAAAGAACTTTTAAAATGTCAAAAAGTAAAATACCTTCCTCCTATAATCTGAAGTTATAAGGTTTGCTTAATTCCTTCGTGTCTTTTTCTTGAACAATCGAGTGTTtatatacatacacacacacacacacatatatatatatatatatatatatatatatatatatatatatatatatatatatatatatataaatttgaaattattaattgaGGTGCATTATTGTAATATATTGTAGATTGTGATGTTGAATGTAATCGGAGGTGTCAATTATCATCAAGACCAAATTTGTGCAAGAGAGCATGTGGGACGTGCTGTCAGCGGTGCAATTGTGTGCCTTCGGGTACCTATGGTCATTATGAAGAGTGTTCATGCTATGCAAATATGACCACCCACGGTGGAAAACATAAATGtccataattaattatatccaTTCATTGACTCTTGTCTTTTAATATATGAATTCAAACGCGCGTAATAACTAGCTTGGGTGTTTTATGTATCCATCTTAGATGGCAcatgattaattattaataaagtgAAATTTCTCACCTtactttgtttttaataaatatttcttaatttttttgtttaaaaaaggaaatatttctttcttaaaaagaataattcctCGTCTTTCATTCGTGTCTTAAAGGTAAAAATGATGATCGATGAGTGTCAAGCTTTCGAAAGATGCAAGTTTTGATTGTTGAATTGATCTTCAATGGATTAACTATTAACTCTCAAGAAAAGAGACCCCTCATTTGCAAATTAGCATATTGCATCCATGCCCAAAAAAGCAAAGTTCAACTGGTTACGGCTGTTATCCTATTAATTAGAACTACATATCATTTTCTGTATACCAAAAATTTACTTTATATAATTAGTCATCTAATCCATTTGAATACAACGATTAGTCATTGAGAGATGTTACAATTAACTCTGTTGCTCAAATCCATTACACTTAAATGGTAAAGATCTAAATAAAATGTTTTCGCTACTTTTATCAATGTCTCCTATTTAGCTTAAAATATAGATTGttcaattgaggactttttaattaatagacATGACTCTATCCCAGTCTCATCTACATCTATATCAGAAGTAGTGTGCCATTTATATTTGTCATTTTTCTTTACATATACAAGACTTTGCCAGCTTGTTGAAAATGTAAATATTGGGCCAATTAATGACCCAATCCCGTCATGGATGTGTATGGTATGCGAAGAGTATGCTTTCATCATATGGGAGTGAGATTATTCTTCATGAAATGAAATTGTGTCAAATAGGATTCTCTAGAATTTGCACTTTGCTTGATGGTgaacattcttttcttttcttttgtcttaGGCTTAGTTTTGAGTACACATAGGAGATAAAACCGATCTATCCTACCTTATTTTGACCCACCCATCACTATCTATCAAAATTGAGATAGGATGGGTTGGTCCACCTTTTAATGGTGGGTTCAAAATCTTGATCGATCTCATTTAGGGGTGAGTTGATGGGATAGCtcactaaaagtaaaaaaatatattttaatatcttattttataaaattaacttaaataaataaatttaattaaagaacgtaaagtatataaactatttatcttaaatttgattttaatataaattttcttatcaGAATTAGAGatattgaatttataaaaacaataataaatatatattgatttttgaatgattctataaacttaaaaaaatacttgttagtatttacattttttttataaaaaaaattatatatatgacgGGCCAACTTGTCCCACCATTAATCCATCGGATTAACAGGATAGACTAATGCAGACTTGCATGTTGAGTCACCTAATTCAACCTACCATTTTTGAGGGCCAGTAAGCCAACCAGTCAAGCCTCACATTGCCAACCCTAAGAGCATGTTTAGAAA
This region of Glycine soja cultivar W05 chromosome 17, ASM419377v2, whole genome shotgun sequence genomic DNA includes:
- the LOC114392999 gene encoding gibberellin-regulated protein 11-like isoform X1 — translated: MAIFKALLASILISLVIVNLVESDTMYQVIKNTVEGSSPSPSPPTIDCDVECNRRCQLSSRPNLCKRACGTCCQRCNCVPSGTYGHYEECSCYANMTTHGGKHKCP
- the LOC114392999 gene encoding gibberellin-regulated protein 11-like isoform X2, with amino-acid sequence MAIFKALLASILISLVIVNLVESDTMVIKNTVEGSSPSPSPPTIDCDVECNRRCQLSSRPNLCKRACGTCCQRCNCVPSGTYGHYEECSCYANMTTHGGKHKCP